From the Chryseobacterium sp. G0201 genome, the window GAAAAGATCAACAATAAAAACTATCAGGCGATCGGTAAATTTTACAGAGCCTATTATTTTTTTAATTTAAGTTTAAAATTCGGAAGCATCCCTTATTCTGAGGCTTTAAAAGGAGAATCTGGCATCACACAACCAAAATACGATACTCAGGAAACGGTGATGTCCGGAATTTTATCTGAATTAAAAGAAGCCAACGATCTCATTAATTCCAATGATAAAATTGAAGGTGACATCATCTACAACGGAGATGCCACAAAATGGAAAAAACTGATTAATTCTTTCCGTTTGAAAATCTTAATTACAATGTCTAAAAAAATGACATTAGGAACTTATAATATTGCAACGGAATTTGCTTCCATCGCAGGAACTCAGCCTTTAATGACTTCAATTTCTGAAAATGGAGAATTGAAATTTGCAGATGCTGCAGACAGCAGATACACGATGTTCAATAACAGTGGTTACGGTTCGAGTTTGTATATGGCAGATTATTTTATCAATCTGTTTAAAGCCAGACAAGATCCGCGTTTGTTTACTTTTGCAGCGCAGACTACAGGGGCGAAAGAAGCAGGAAAAGCAATCACCGATTTCACAGCATATAACGGTGGAAATCCAACTTCCCCTTATTCTGATAATGCGGCTTTGGTTACAGCAAAAAATATTTCTAAAGTAAACGACAGATTTTATAAAGATGCTACGAATGAGCCTTCATCGGTTTTAAGTTATCCGGAATTAGAGTTTATTTTAGCAGAGGCTACCGCGAGAGGATGGATTTCGGGATCGGCAAAAACGCATTATGATAATGCAATTAAAGCTAGTTTTAATTTTTATCAGACCTATGTAAAAAATCCGAATCAGTATTTTGCAGGTTTTGATGTGAATCAATATTTGACGACTTCTTTAGTTGGTTACAACGATACCGCTCCGCTGCAAACTCAGTTGGAAAAGATCATGACTCAGAAATATATGACGATGTTTCATCAATCACAATGGACTTCTTATTACGATTATCTGAGAACAGGATTTCCAAATTACCCTTTACAAACGGGAGTTTCAGCACCTTTCAGATTCAGATATCCACAATCTGAATATAATTATAACAGTACCAATCTGAAGGCTGCACTAACATCACAATATGGAGGAAATGACAACATCAATTCTAAACCTTGGTGGTTACAGTAAAAATCTAACTATTTTTTAATATCAAAAAAGAAATCACAGGAAAATCTATTATCTTGTGGTTCCTTTCTTATTACGATTGAATATGAACAGAAGAGAATTTTTAGAAAAATCAAGTCTTTTATTAGCCGGATTGGGAACTTCAAGCATTTTGCATCCTGCTATTTTAAAAGCACTAACAATTGAACCCGCTGCCCTGTCTACTTTTTATGACGCAGAACATGTTGTAATCTTAATGCAGGAAAACCGTTCCTTTGATCACGCTTTCGGAGCTTTGAAAGGAGTGAGAGGTTTTTTAGATAAAAGAACTTTCATCAAACCAGATGGACATTCGGCATTCTTTCAAAAAAATGATGCAGGAAAATATGCTTCACCCGCCCGTTTAGATCTTAGAAATACAAAATCTACCTGGATGAGCTCCCTTCCGCACTCTTGGGACAATCAGCAAAAAGCTTTGAATAAAGGAAAATACGATCAATGGCTTCAGGCAAAATCATCAGGAAATAAAGATTACAAAGAAATTCCGTTGACGTTAGGATATTATAATCGTGAAGACCTTCCGTTTTATTATCAATTGGCGGATGCATTTACTATTTTTGATCAATATTTCTGTTCATCACTCACGGGAACTACACCAAACCGACTTTTCCATTGGTCCGGAACGTTAAGAGAACAACAAACTGGCAAAGCAAAAGCCAATGTTTTTAATGAAAATATTGATTACGAAAAAGCTAAACAAGCCCGTTGGAAAAGCTTTCCTGAAATTTTAGAGGAAAATAATGTTTCATGGAAAATATATCAAAACGAAATAAGTCTTCCAAAAGGAATGTCGGGCGAACAGGAAGCTTGGCTGAGTAATTTCACAGACAACCCGATTGAATGGTTCTCCAACTTCAATGTAAAATTTTCAAAAGGATATTATAAAAATATTCCGAATATTATTTCTTATTTAAAACAGGAAATTGAGAAAAATCCAAATCAGAAAGAAAGATTTGAAGGAATGATTACCGAACTTAATGAAGATCTTGAAAAATATAAACCTGAAAATTTTGCCAACCTTTCTCAATACGAAAAAAATCTTCACGAAAAAGCATTCACTATCAACTCAAATGATCCCGAATATTGGGATCTGGAAATAGGCACGGATGAAAATGGAGAAAAATTGGTAGTTCCGAAAAGTGACGTATTATTTCAGTTCCGAAAAGATGTTGAGGAGAAAAAATTGCCGTTGGTTTCATGGCTGGTTGCTCCCGAGCATTTTTCTGATCATCCCGGTTCGCCTTGGTACGGAGCGTGGTATATTTCTGAAGTCTTGAATATTTTAACCAAAGATCCTGAAACCTGGAAAAAAACAATTTTCATTATTAATTATGATGAAAACGATGGTTATTTTGATCATGTTTTGCCTTTTGCCCCACCCATGAATCCTAGCCAACCTGTTGATATGAATGGAAAAGAAGGTGCAGAATATGTCAGCAAAAATCAGGAATATATGTTGACTCAAAAGCTAAAAGATCATGAAAGAATTGAAGGAACGGTTGGTTTAGGATACAGAGTCCCGATGATCATTGCGTCACCCTGGACGAAGGGTGGTTTTGTAAATTCTGAAGTTTCGGATCATACTTCTGTGTTACAGTTTTTAGAAAAATTCATTCAGAAAAAATATAAAAAAGATGTTACAGTTCATAACATTAGCGATTGGAGAAGAGCGATTTGCGGAGATCTGACTTCCGCTTTTAATTCATCTAATGTGAAAGCTCCACAGATGGATTATTTAAATCAAAAAGATTACACAAAGACCATCAACGCTGCGAAGAATAAACCTGTCCCGAATTTAAAATGGTATTCTGAAAACGAGTTGAATGATAATTTATTGGACATTCAGGAGAAAGGAACAAAACCATCCAATCCACTTCCTTATGATTATCATGTAAATTTAGATAAAGGGAAAATTAAAATGACCAATTTAAAAGAAACAGCGGTTCCTTTGTTGATCTATGACAGAACACAGTTTGATCATGATAACTTCCATTTTTCTTATGCATTATATTCAAAACAGGAATTGTCACATTCTATAAATGAAGAAAAATATGATCATGAAGTTTTTGGACCAAATGGTTTTTACAGAAAATTTAAAGGAGAAAATGATCCTAAACTAAAAATTTCGTTGATCAATAACCCTTCTAAAAATGAGGTTGTATTACTTATTGAAAAGAATAAAAAAGAAAGCAAAAGTGTCAGTATTGAGTTAGAAGATCTTTATGAAAAGAAGAAAACTAAAATCTCATTAGGTATGATAGAAGAAATAAGGATCAATTTAAATAAAACTAAAGGCTGGTATGATCTGAAGATTAATTTGGATGATAGCATCTGGCATTTTGCAGGACGAATAGAAACCGGAAAAACCTCTATTTCAGATCCGCATTGGGCTTAATTTAAAACAGAATTTATGCTAAAAAAGTCTTATACAATTTTGTGTGAGACTTTTTTTTGATTGACTACAATCATAAATTAAATACAGATTATTTAATAAATTTCTAAAAAATTCAACAATAAAAATGGATAACAAGATATTGATAGTGAATAAATAAGCATATAAAAAATATCATAAAAATATTTCATACTTTGTTGAATTTTATTAACTTCACAGTACCAAACTTTAAATACCATGAAAAAAATTAAATTTTCAATTGCAATGTCTCTAGTTGCATTTGCTGTGTCTGCTAATCTTAACGCACAAGATACAAACACAGACAATCACACAATCTCTATTACCATCCCGGAAGTAGCATTGGTAGATATTGAACCTGCCGCTACAAAAAACATTACTTTAGGCTTTACAGCTCCTACAGAAGCCGGATTACCCATTACAGCTGCTACTACAAACAATACACTTTGGTTGAATTATTCATCTATTAAATCTGTTGCTGATGCTACCCGTAACGTTTCTGTAAAAGTAAATGCAGTTATTCCCGGAATAGACATCCAAGTTACCGCTGCTGCCGCTACAGGTGCAGGCGGAGGTACATTAGGAACACCCTCTGCTCAGTTAACTTTGAGTGCTGCAGACCAAACCATTGTTTCAGGAATCGGTAGTGCTTATACAGGAGATGGTGCCAATAACGGTCATAATCTTACCTATGCATTAGCTGCAGGAAGTGGACCTGGCGGAATAGCCGCCTATGCGGATTTAGAAGCAACTGCAACAGCTGTTGCAACGGTGACTTATACTATTTCGGACAACTAGTATCTCAACTTTAAAATTATAACTAGAAGAAATCGCATGTCTGTTTCTTCTTAGTTTTTTATTGTCTTTTTTCAACCCTAAACTTTACATACATAATGATAAAGCGCATTTTCTTTTTCCTTTTTTTCATCTTACAATTTGGTTTATCACAAGCAAGTATTGTGGTTATTAATGGTCTTACCCACAATTATAAAGTAGAAAGCGGACAGGTTTATAAAGGAAAAATAGCCATAGAAAACACTGATAATACGCCACAAAATGTAAAAATATTTTTGCAGGATTTCACTTATAAGGCAGATGGCTCTATCAATTATTCAGCTCCCAATACCAATATCAAGACAAATACGAACTGGATAAAACTTAATACCAACTTAATAACTTTAAAAGCAAGAGAAAAGACCGAGGTCTACTATGAAATAACGGTACCTAACAATGTCACTAAACCCGGAAGTTATTGGAGCGTCATTATTGTAGAACCAGTAGAAGACATCAAACCGACAGACAATAAAGATGGAGTAAATATCACATCTGTCATAAGATATGCTGTTCAAATCATCACCGATTATGATGCTGAAAAGGCAAAACCAAACTTACAATTTGAAAGTGTAAAAATTGATAAAGAAGAAGGAAGACAGATATTAAAGATCGCAATAGCCAACACGGGAGAACTTTATTGCAAACCAACGGCTGTTATTGAAATATACAACCGTAAGAACGGACAGAAAATTGGAAATTTTTCTAGTCAGGCAATGGGATTATTACCTACAACCTCCAAATCATTTCACATTGATATCAGCAAAATCCCGCCAGACAAATACAATTCTGTAATAATAGCAACTGACGAGGACGAAAACGCTTTTGCACTGAATGTGGAACTAGAAGTAAAAAATGATTAAAAATTGGGTTCTATACATTACCATACTATTCCCAGTACTAATTTTTGCTCAAAAACAACCAAACGATTTTGTCAACAAAAAAGATAGTCTACTGCCGGGAACGGCTACGTCTATTTCATTTACTATAGAAAACAATACTTCTGAGAAAAAAAATTATACTATTGAAATTAAAACTTCCAGCCCGAATATCAGTCCGATTTTAACGAAAGGAGAATTTAAAATTTCAGGAAATGAAAGTACTTCTTACATCGTTCCTTTAAGGATCGCAACAGAAACTCCACAAGGAAAATATACTGTGACATTATATGGAACCGATCAAAATGACGATAGTAAATTCATCAAAACCGAAGAAATAACTGTTTCCGCTAACCGAAACCTCTCGGTCACAGCATTAGACACTCCCGAATTTGTACGAGCGGGAGAAACCATTAAAGCCTCATTTCTACTAAAAAATGGAGGAAATGTAACCGAAAATCTTATATTAGAAAGCAAAAACACCAGTATTGATCAGGGCTATTCGATAGTTTTGCCGCCTGGCGAAACAAAAGTAATTACCATTACAAAAAATACAGATCCCGAACTCGGTAAAAGTGAATACCAAAATATAAACCTTACTGCTAGATCAGCTTTTAATTTAAATGAAAATCAGACAGCTTATACAAGTGTAAAAATTATCTCAATAAAGCCCTCCGAAGATGATATTTACCATCGTTTTCCTGTTTCTGCATCGTTATCTTTTGTCGGAATGCAAAACAGAGGAGTTTACAATGATGGCTTTCAGGGTGAATTGTACGGAAAAGGCAGTTTAGATAAAGAAAATAAAGGATTATTAGAATTCCATGCGGTGACAAAAAATCCGGTTGAGTTTAATTCTTTTACTCAATATGAAGAATATTTTGTGAATTATAGACGGGATAATTTCTATGCTCATCTTGGTGATAAAATGTATTCATCATCATTTTTAACTGAATTTGCCAGATATGGTCGTGGCGCCGAGCTTCGTTATGATTTTGAAAAACTTAGTTTTGGAGGTTTTTATAATCATCCAAGATTTTTTCGTGATATTAAAGATGAATTTAATATTTATTCGAAATTCAGGTTTAATAAAGAGACCGAAATTACGGCAGGATATCTTTATAAAATCCCGCGTAATGAAGCCAGCTATAGTTTTAATAATATGAAACTGGATTCTAATGCGCATCTCCCGTATATGACAGGAAAATTTAAAGTTTTAAAAAAGATCGATATTTTGGGAGAAGTCGCTTACAGTAAAACAGATAAAACTGAAGGAAATGCTTATATGATCCAGGCTCAGAGTAATTTTCAAAAGCTGAATGGAAATATCATGTACATGAAAGCGAGTCCACAATTTGCTGGATATTTTACCAATACAAGTACATTTAACGGAAATCTGCAGTATCGGATTTCTGATAAATTCAATGTTTTTGCCAATTATGTACAGGATGCCCGAAACTTTCAGAGAGATACGTTGCTACTGGCCGCACCTTACAGAAAATTTCTTCAATATGGCTTGGGTTACAGGTATATGAAAGCTGGAAATGTTATAATTTACAACGGTTCTCAAAGATATGAAGATAGATTAGAACCAAAAGAATTTGATTATTTTGAACGATTTTTTAAAGTAAGCATTGATCAGCAGATTGGTATTTTTCAACTTAATCTGGAAGGACAATTTGGAAAAACGAATAATTATCTGACAGATTTTAGTGGAAATTCACGTTTTTATACGGCTAATCTAAGCTTTGAAAAATTTAAAACATCTTTTAATTTATATGGAAGTTATGCGGTAACATCTCGCTACCAAATGCAAAACCAGAAACAGGTTTATTACGGAGCACGCGTTATCAGCCGATATTCTGATAAATCTTATTTCAGTTTATTCTATCAAAATAATTATCTTCCCGAAGAATATTTTAACGACAGAAATCTCTTTGAACTCCTTTTTCATCAACAGATTTTCCCTAATCATGAATTAGACCTTTCCGGTCGTTATACTTTACAGCGCGGTCAACTTGGCGATAAAGATTTTATTTTTTCATTGCGTTACACGTTACGCATGAATGTTCCGATACAAAAAATCGCAGAATATACATCCTTATCCGGAAATGTAAATAATCTTGGCGTTAAAAAAACAGAAGGAATAAGATTAATGCTTGGAAAGCATCTATCAATCACCGATAAAAATGGAAATTTCACCTTTAAAAATATTATTCCCGGAGATTATTTTCTTGAGATAGACAGATCAACAACTGAAATTAATGACATTCCTGATGTTAATTTCCCTGCATCTTTAGTATTAATTAATAAAGAAAATATTTTTAATTTCGGATTAACGACAGCTTCTACCATCCAGGGCAACATCCAACTTACAGAAGTTGAAGAAAAAGATCAGCCGAGTTTTGCACAATTTCAACTTAAAAAAGAGAAAAAGCGAAAAAACAATATCATTATTGAAGCTTCCGATGGCAAGCAGACATATCGGAAAATTGCTGTTATGGGTGAAAAATTTGATTTTACTTATTTACGTCCCGGAGATTGGATCGTGAAAATTTTCAGAAACGGATTGGATAAACGCTACAAAATATCAATGGATACTTTTCATTTTACATTAAAGCCTTCTGAAACCAAAAATATAACCATCAACATCGTAAAACAGCAGATAGAAATTAAATACCAGCAAGACTCCATAAAAGTAGGATATAATGAAATAAAAAAGCGAAAATGAGACTTATTAAAAACATATTAATCATGATTTGCTTTATTTTATCCTACAAAGCATTATCACAAACCACAGGAAACAAAACAATTGCTGTGACCTTACCTATCGTAACATTATTAGACATAGAACCAACAGGAAATATCAACCTAAGTTTTGCTGCTCCAACAGAAGCGGGAAGATCCATCGTAAATCCTGCAGCCAACACAACCAAATGGATCAATTACACATCAGCAATTGCGCCGGCAGGTCTTACAAGAAGAATTACAGCCTCCGTTAATCAAACTATTCCCGGAGTTGATATAAAAGTACAGGCAGCAACGGCCGCCGGAGCAGGTGGTGGAACTTTTGGAACGCCATCAGGTTTGGTTACTCTTACAACAGCTTCTACCACAATCATAAATGGAATTGGTGGAGCTTTCACAGGAAACGGAGCCAATAATGGTCACCGATTGACAATCTCATTGACCCAGAATACGTATGCTAATTTATCTGCCCGTACAAATACTCCAGTTGTAATTACGTATACAATTACTGAATAAAATTAAAAGAAATGAAATTAAGCAAATATATTTTTCTAAAAGACCTACATTCAACTGAAAGACTTTTATTTATTTTAATTTTAATAACATTCAGTGTTTTTATTAAAGCGCAGAGAACGATAACTGTTGGCGGTACCAACTGGACACCCACCATACCTTCTATTACTGAAGCAGGAAATAATTATTCCGGAACATACGAAAGTGCAACCAATCAAATCTTATTAGCAACCAGTGTCCCATTATTATTAGGAAGCGGAAAAGTTTCAGTGCATTATGCTGCTAATCCGACATGGCATAATTCTCTGATTTTAAATATTAAAAGAACAGGAAATGGAACAACGACCTGTTTAGCATGTAGCTTAACCGGAGGCACAGCCTATCAGATTCTGACTTTGACTGATGTTGAATTATTCAGAATTAATGCTGTCCTGGCACTTGCTTCCTATTCTAATATTCCGATACAATTACAATTGAGTGGTGTATCTGTAACAATCCCAGCAACTACGTATAACAGCAGAGTAGTTTTTACCATCAGTGCTCTTTAAATAAAAAAGTACCTCCCTTCAAAAAAACACTGAAAGGAGGATAACATAAATAAACTAGTAGGTTTAATGTTTTGCCCACCAAAGCGGGGTAAGAATTTCGTCTGCTCCTCCTAACAATTGGACAGCCTTAGTATAACCGTTGGGATCCGAGTTTCTGAAGGAGCTTGGATAAGGTAATCTTTGTGGGAAATTTTTTACTGAATTTGTCATAAAGTTGGAAGAATTTAAATTCGGCAAATTCGGCAATGGGGTTTCAACCGCAGGATTTTCAAAGAAAGGTAAGCCCAATCTTCTTTGATCACTCCATGTTTCAAGCGGTAACCATGGAGTATTAGCTATGAATTTTTGAGTAATAATTTTAGTTAATTTATCATTTCTGATATTTCCACCTTTATAAATTGTATTTGAAGGATAATTAATTGTAACAGTTCCAGCTACGTTTGTTTTACCATCAATATAATTCATTACGTGTGAAGCTCCTAGTTCTGTTGTATGAGAATAGCTTGCAGATGTACCATCTCTATTATAATCTGTTGAAGAGATGTAAGCAGAATAATATTGTCCAACTCCGTTATAAGATAAACTTTCCTGAACACCTTTATTGTATGCTGCTTCATCTGACATAGGTGTAATCCATCCTCTTAAATTAGCTTCAGCAATTAAAAGATAGCTTTCCCAACTTCCGAAAAACACTCTTTTGTTAGTACTGCTTCTATATTGCTGTCCTATACTCGGCGTATAATTGGCTGATCCTCTTACATCATTTAATGATAGGGCAGTTCCCCAGTTTCCAATTGTATAAGCATTCCATGTATATTTAGTATTAACGGTAACTTTTGATCCGTCAGAATATCTCATATCTCTCATCATAGCTGCATCTGAAAGCGCATATCCTTGCGGAAATATAGGACTTGTAGTATTTCCAGGAATAAAAAAAGTTTTATATGCTCTTGGATCTATTTTGTTAGGTAAGCCATCTAAGAAATAACCTGTTGAAGGATCATTCGTTTTTTGAGGATATTGGCTTGAAAACTTTTTACCGATGTACCCATCAGGTTTAATGTAAGCCTGCAAATCCGATGACAATTGATTTTGTGATGGCACACCTCCTAAACCAAGATACAAATTATTGAGCGTGGCTGAGATTATTTGCTGATTCCAAGGTCTGGACATCACTCCTGTCAAATCATTCCAGCCATCTTTTTCGGCAACAGCAAAATTTTCATCAGCATTAGATATAAATTTATTGGAAGATACAGCATCTTCAAATTCTGTTTTAGCTTTTGAAGGATCAACTTCAGATAATCTCATTGCTAATCTCATTCTTAGCGAGTTGCCGTATTTCACCCATTTATTCCAATCCATTTGATAGGCTAGATCTCCAGCTTTAGTTTTGTCACTTATACCTGTTATGCTTGGATCTATTTTAGCAACAGCATCTTTTAATTCTGATAAAATATAGTAATAAAAATCTTTTTGAGAATTAAATTCAGGATTTACACCTTGGAAAGCTTCATTGGGTATTGGACCGAAATTATCGGACAATTCACTCATTAAATAAGCACGCCATATTCTTGATATTTGGATTATATTTTCGTTATAATTTGAGGCTGTACCATTTAATTTTTTTTCATTTCCAATTTGGATTGCTTTATTAGCATTATTAAGCCATCCCGAAATATATCCCCAATAGTTGGTTGTATATCCATCATCATAATTTCCGCCTGCAATAAATGTTTGATAATGTTGTCTTCCAGCTGTTTTCCAATAAAGAACGAATGTTCTTTCTGCTACTTCAGGATTCATTTGAGCTCCTAAAATAGAAGAAGTTAGAAAATATTCCGGCAAAATCTGTTCGGAAGTAGCAGCATCAGGGTCTTTATTAATATCCTCGAATCTATCACAGCTATTAATTGAAAGTGTAGCTAATAAAGTGAATAGAGTAATTTTTATAGTATTTTTTTTCATTTTGATAACGTTTTAGAATCCAACAGTTAGATTAAATACAAAGTTTCTTGATGTAGGGAATGATAAGTTTTCATACCCTGTTGCATTGGAACTTACAGCAGATGCTGATTCCGGATCGATTCCTTTTATTTTACTATAAAGCATCCAAACATTATTTACAGATAATGAGATTCTTGCACTTTGAAATGCTGAATTAATAAATAATGATTTAGGGAAAATATAGGTTAATTGTACATTTCTAATTCTAATATTTGTAGCATCATAAATATTATCCTCATGTATTCCTAAATTACTGCTTCTACTAGAAACTGCTGACCAATAGTTTTCCGGAGTAACAGCAATAGTATTTGGAGTATAGCTTCCATTTCCATTTGCAATAACTCCATCTGCTACAAATGATTCTCTACCACCATTCACAACCGTTTCTTTTGCCAGCCCTGATCCCTTTAATGCACGCATTGTTCCAGAATAAAACTGACCTCCAAAGCGACCGTCTATCTGAAAAGAGAAATTAAAATTTTTGATAGTGAATCCATTTGTAATTCCTAATAATGCTCTAGGAGTTTGGTCTCCTAAAATATATTGATTTCCATTTGAGGTAGGAAGTCCTTCGCTATCCAATACTCTCTGTCCAAAATAAGGGCTGTTGGGATCTTCAACCCTAGTGTATTTAGTTCCCAGTATTACTCCATATCGTTGCCCAACATAAGCCACAAAACGTAATTTATCAAAAGGAGGACGTTGTATATCATAGATTTCAATATCGTCATAGAGTGAATTTATTTTATTCTCATTTTTAGAGAAATTAACATTCATATTCCATAGGAAATTTTGTTTTTTAATGATATCTGTATTCAACATAATTTCAATTCCTTTATTTCCTATATCACCTGCATTAATTTTTTTATAATTATACCCTGATAAAGGATTCATTGGTAAGTCAATAAGTTGATTTTTAGCATGTGTATCGTAGTAGTTTACATCTAAATCTACCCTGTCGAAAAAACGCAGATTAAGCCCAGCTTCATAAGTTTTTAAATTTTCACTAACTACGTTAGAATTAAACAATACATCTCCCAAATTACTACTTGTAATATTTCCGTTCGGATCATGTCCAATACTATAGCTGTTATACAATTGATAAGGAGGTAAGGAATTTCCTGTTTCTGCGTATGAAGCTCTAATTTTTGCAAACGTGATAAACTTTCCAAATAGATCTTTATCCCAAAGCTTTTTGAACATATCCGTTAATATTAATGAAGAACTTACGGATGAATAAGAAAAAGATCTATTTTTTTCAATCAATGTAGATGTCCAGTCATTTCTAAAAGTTCCATTAATAAACCAAAAGCCATCATAGTTAATATCCATTGTTGCAAAAGCAGAATTAATTTGTTGTTTTCTTCTTACTTCTGAAACTGTAGGCTGATTATTAATTGCATTCTGAACACTAAAATAATTAGGCACATCCAAAACGGCAGAAATTGAATTGGAATTAAAATTATTTGTCATTACTTGTCCGAAAACAGAAAAAGCTCCTCCCCATTTTCCAAACAAATTATCTTTTTTAAAATTTAAGCTACCGATATAATTGTTTTCAATAGATCTATTAAACGAGGTAGAATATAAGTTTACTGCATTTCCTCCGGTATATGTTCTCTGTTCCCCTTTAGTATTATACATATCAGAACCAACCTTCAAATCTATATTAGCCCAGTCCGTAAAATTATATTTTACATTTCCGGTAACAAGAAATCTATTTCTAGCATCCTGATTTAGTCTATTATATACATTCCAATAAGGATTATCGCCACCCGGAATATACCACCGCTGTTTTATACCCAATACATCCATTCCTTCTCTAAAATCAGCAATATTAATCGTTGAAGGTAGAGTTAATATAGTTCCATAGTAATTTTGAGAGTTTTGCCCGCCAACAGGTCTATTTTTTGCAAATGAATTTATATACTGAATTTTTACATCTGTAAACCATCTGTTGTTACGGCCAAACTTTGAAGTGACATGGGTTGCGGCATTAAATCTTTCATATTTTGTTTCAGGAATCATTCCGCCATCATTTAAATAACTAGCAGAAGAAAATATAGTTGTGTTTTCTCCAATCGCCTGTTGAAATGTTAATGTATTATTATTAGATATTCCTGGTTTAAAAAATGTTTTATAGTTATCATAAGAACGTAATTTTATATCCCTACCTTCCCAATCCTGTACAGTTTGCCCTATTATTGATTCCCCCCAACTCGCACTACCATCTTTAA encodes:
- a CDS encoding SusC/RagA family TonB-linked outer membrane protein, with the translated sequence MKKTIFKIGILQSTLFCLNGFYAQEKDSLKTSKIDEVVVTAYGIKKEKKALGYVYQDIKGSTMVDARENNVTNALVGKVTGLQLVKSSAGPASSSKIILRGFNSLTGDNQPLIVIDGTPMSNFVGAGNNDFWNPEMDMGNGLSDLNPEDIENITVLKGGAASALYGSRAGNGVIMITTKTGRKGKGAGITYSNTLSVQTLFMVPQLQKQFSQGTAGNYVKDGSASWGESIIGQTVQDWEGRDIKLRSYDNYKTFFKPGISNNNTLTFQQAIGENTTIFSSASYLNDGGMIPETKYERFNAATHVTSKFGRNNRWFTDVKIQYINSFAKNRPVGGQNSQNYYGTILTLPSTINIADFREGMDVLGIKQRWYIPGGDNPYWNVYNRLNQDARNRFLVTGNVKYNFTDWANIDLKVGSDMYNTKGEQRTYTGGNAVNLYSTSFNRSIENNYIGSLNFKKDNLFGKWGGAFSVFGQVMTNNFNSNSISAVLDVPNYFSVQNAINNQPTVSEVRRKQQINSAFATMDINYDGFWFINGTFRNDWTSTLIEKNRSFSYSSVSSSLILTDMFKKLWDKDLFGKFITFAKIRASYAETGNSLPPYQLYNSYSIGHDPNGNITSSNLGDVLFNSNVVSENLKTYEAGLNLRFFDRVDLDVNYYDTHAKNQLIDLPMNPLSGYNYKKINAGDIGNKGIEIMLNTDIIKKQNFLWNMNVNFSKNENKINSLYDDIEIYDIQRPPFDKLRFVAYVGQRYGVILGTKYTRVEDPNSPYFGQRVLDSEGLPTSNGNQYILGDQTPRALLGITNGFTIKNFNFSFQIDGRFGGQFYSGTMRALKGSGLAKETVVNGGRESFVADGVIANGNGSYTPNTIAVTPENYWSAVSSRSSNLGIHEDNIYDATNIRIRNVQLTYIFPKSLFINSAFQSARISLSVNNVWMLYSKIKGIDPESASAVSSNATGYENLSFPTSRNFVFNLTVGF